A region from the Mycolicibacterium litorale genome encodes:
- a CDS encoding selenocysteine-specific translation elongation factor encodes MYVIATAGHVDHGKSTLVQRLTGMWPDRLAEEQRRGLTIDLGFAWTEIDGRELAFVDVPGHERFVGNMLAGVGPVPAVMFIVAATEGWMPQSQEHLAALDALGVRHALVVITKADLTDPQGAIEQAEAAFADTAMAHPPIGLSTDLDGVRAQLVRLVDRLPPPDTTADVRLWVDRSFTVRGAGTVVTGTLAAGTLRVGDELEHAGRRVTVRGLQSLGRQRSVVGPVARVAVNLRGIDRQEIGRGDTLRTPDAWLDTGEIDVALRSAEELHRELVLHIGSAAVPVHVRPLGTAARLRLARPLPLRVGDVGLLRDPGRHRIAAGVEVLDVRPAPLRRRGAARERAAELAEGRTRPPVCARVAELRSMGLPVAGQRVGAWMVDADWWAARRADAVAAARQWSADHDVAAGMPLETLRRAIGLPAAELVAPLLAGTDLVVADGRVRPPGLTLPPRVDEAVRAVEKSLAVAPFRAPDADTLADLRLGAPELAAAVRAGRLTRIADGIVLGPDACERAADILRALPEPFTVAEAKRALDTTRRVAVPLLEQLDARRLTRRRDDGTRTVGEGRLPHT; translated from the coding sequence ATGTATGTGATCGCCACCGCGGGCCACGTCGACCACGGCAAGTCGACGCTCGTGCAGCGGCTCACCGGCATGTGGCCGGACCGGTTGGCCGAAGAGCAACGCCGCGGCCTGACCATCGACCTGGGCTTCGCCTGGACCGAGATCGACGGCCGCGAACTCGCGTTCGTCGACGTGCCGGGCCACGAACGGTTCGTGGGAAACATGCTCGCCGGAGTCGGCCCGGTACCGGCCGTCATGTTCATCGTGGCCGCGACCGAGGGGTGGATGCCGCAGTCGCAGGAACATCTGGCCGCACTCGACGCGCTGGGGGTGCGGCACGCGCTGGTGGTGATCACCAAGGCCGACCTCACCGATCCGCAGGGGGCGATCGAGCAGGCCGAGGCGGCGTTCGCCGACACCGCCATGGCCCATCCCCCGATCGGGCTCAGCACGGACCTCGACGGCGTCCGCGCACAACTCGTGCGCCTCGTCGACCGGCTGCCCCCGCCGGACACCACCGCCGACGTGCGGCTCTGGGTCGACCGTTCGTTCACCGTGCGCGGGGCGGGCACCGTCGTGACCGGGACGCTCGCCGCGGGCACGCTGCGCGTGGGTGACGAGCTCGAACACGCCGGGCGGCGGGTCACCGTGCGCGGACTGCAGTCGCTCGGACGGCAGCGCAGCGTCGTCGGACCGGTGGCGCGGGTGGCGGTGAACCTGCGCGGCATCGACCGGCAGGAGATCGGCCGCGGCGACACGCTGCGCACCCCCGATGCGTGGCTCGACACCGGTGAGATCGACGTCGCGCTGCGGTCCGCGGAGGAACTGCATCGCGAACTCGTGCTGCACATCGGGTCGGCCGCGGTGCCGGTGCACGTGCGGCCCCTCGGCACCGCGGCGCGCCTGCGGCTGGCCCGGCCGCTACCGCTGCGGGTGGGCGACGTCGGACTACTGCGGGATCCGGGGCGGCATCGCATCGCCGCGGGGGTCGAGGTGCTCGACGTGCGGCCGGCTCCGCTGCGCCGCCGGGGTGCGGCGCGGGAACGGGCCGCGGAACTCGCCGAAGGCCGGACCCGTCCACCGGTGTGCGCCCGCGTGGCGGAGCTGCGGTCGATGGGGCTGCCGGTCGCGGGACAGCGCGTCGGCGCGTGGATGGTCGACGCCGACTGGTGGGCGGCACGGCGCGCGGATGCGGTCGCCGCCGCGCGTCAGTGGTCGGCAGACCACGACGTGGCGGCCGGCATGCCGTTGGAGACGCTGCGCCGCGCGATCGGGTTGCCCGCCGCCGAACTCGTCGCACCGCTGCTCGCCGGGACCGATCTCGTGGTCGCCGACGGCCGCGTCCGCCCGCCGGGTCTGACGCTGCCGCCGCGGGTCGACGAGGCGGTGCGCGCGGTCGAGAAGTCGCTGGCGGTCGCACCGTTTCGCGCCCCCGACGCCGACACGCTCGCGGATCTGCGACTCGGCGCACCGGAGTTGGCCGCGGCGGTGCGTGCGGGGCGGCTGACCCGGATCGCCGACGGCATCGTGCTCGGGCCGGACGCCTGTGAGCGCGCGGCCGACATCCTGCGGGCGCTGCCTGAGCCGTTCACCGTCGCCGAGGCCAAGCGGGCGCTCGACACCACCCGCCGTGTCGCGGTCCCGCTGCTCGAACAGCTCGACGCACGGCGGCTGACCCGTAGGCGCGACGACGGCACCAGGACCGTCGGCGAAGGCCGCCTTCCCCATACCTAG
- a CDS encoding PadR family transcriptional regulator yields MYIDKDLVAATATPLVLGILAEGESYGYAIIKRVHDLSGGRMQWTDGMLYPLLHRLERLGYVSASWGVSDSGRRRKHYAITEAGRNTLAERHTQWNVAMDALNQVWRNVAPPVAEGWS; encoded by the coding sequence ATGTATATCGACAAGGATCTCGTGGCGGCGACCGCGACCCCACTGGTGCTCGGCATCCTCGCCGAAGGCGAGTCCTACGGCTACGCGATCATCAAACGCGTCCACGACCTGTCCGGCGGGCGGATGCAGTGGACCGACGGAATGCTGTACCCGCTGCTGCACCGACTCGAGCGGCTCGGATACGTGTCGGCGTCGTGGGGGGTGTCCGACAGCGGGCGACGGCGCAAGCACTACGCCATCACCGAGGCCGGCCGGAACACGTTGGCGGAGCGGCACACTCAGTGGAACGTGGCGATGGACGCGTTGAACCAGGTGTGGCGCAACGTCGCGCCGCCGGTCGCCGAAGGGTGGTCGTGA
- a CDS encoding permease prefix domain 1-containing protein codes for MTVDAALESQIGQWRGYVERQHAISAADADEMEDHLRSQISDLAATGLTGDEAFLVAVKRMGNMGGISQEFAREHSERLWKQLVLPPAAPDAAGTRPTRELFVVLCLAVGAAVAVKAGWALLGEHGFARNAALFVLPFLTGYFAWKRRMPPRGAVTLVVPFALAAAVLNGYPFAPEGATEVIAAIHTPIVLWFVVGVAYVGGQWRSDRRRMDFIRFTGEWVVYLALLGFGGGVLVALTVGAFDALGMDVEWVIESWVMPFGVAGAVVVAAWLVEAKQNVVENIAPVLTRVFTPLTILMLLVLLGAFATAGSVVGVDRNLLILMDLILVLVLGLLLYALSARDPLAPPDLFDRLQLVLVVSALAVDLLMLVAMLTRIAEFGATPNKVTALGLNLVLLVNLTWSTWLLLEFLRGRRGFSAAERWQTRYLPVFGLWAAVAVTVIPPVFEFG; via the coding sequence GTGACGGTGGACGCCGCGCTGGAGTCGCAGATCGGGCAGTGGCGCGGTTACGTCGAACGCCAGCACGCGATCTCGGCCGCCGACGCCGACGAGATGGAAGACCATCTGCGCAGCCAGATCTCGGATCTCGCAGCGACGGGCCTGACGGGTGACGAGGCCTTCCTCGTCGCGGTCAAGCGGATGGGGAACATGGGCGGGATCTCACAGGAGTTCGCCAGGGAGCACTCCGAAAGGTTGTGGAAGCAGCTGGTCCTGCCGCCCGCCGCACCGGACGCCGCCGGCACGCGACCGACCCGCGAATTGTTCGTCGTGCTCTGCCTCGCCGTAGGCGCGGCCGTCGCGGTCAAGGCCGGCTGGGCTCTGCTCGGCGAGCACGGCTTCGCCCGCAACGCCGCACTGTTCGTCCTGCCGTTCCTCACCGGGTACTTCGCCTGGAAGCGCCGGATGCCGCCGCGCGGCGCCGTGACCCTGGTGGTGCCGTTCGCCCTGGCGGCAGCCGTGCTGAACGGATATCCCTTCGCACCCGAGGGCGCGACAGAGGTGATCGCGGCGATCCACACCCCCATCGTGTTGTGGTTCGTCGTGGGGGTGGCCTATGTCGGAGGGCAGTGGCGGTCCGACCGCCGGCGCATGGACTTCATCCGGTTCACCGGCGAATGGGTCGTCTACCTCGCGCTGCTGGGATTCGGTGGCGGCGTCCTGGTCGCCCTGACCGTCGGCGCCTTCGACGCGCTGGGCATGGACGTGGAGTGGGTCATCGAGAGCTGGGTGATGCCGTTCGGCGTGGCGGGCGCCGTCGTCGTGGCGGCCTGGCTGGTCGAGGCGAAACAGAACGTCGTGGAGAACATCGCACCCGTGCTCACCCGGGTGTTCACGCCGCTGACGATCCTCATGCTGCTGGTGCTGCTCGGGGCCTTCGCGACGGCGGGCAGCGTGGTGGGCGTCGACCGCAACCTGCTGATCCTGATGGACCTCATCCTGGTGCTGGTTCTCGGACTGCTGCTGTACGCGCTCTCGGCGCGCGACCCGCTGGCCCCGCCGGACCTGTTCGACCGCCTCCAACTGGTCCTGGTGGTCAGCGCCCTCGCCGTCGACCTGCTGATGCTGGTGGCCATGCTCACCCGGATCGCGGAGTTCGGCGCCACCCCGAACAAGGTCACCGCGCTCGGCCTGAACCTGGTCCTGCTGGTGAACCTGACCTGGTCGACGTGGCTGCTCCTGGAATTCCTGCGTGGCCGCCGCGGCTTCAGCGCCGCCGAGCGCTGGCAGACCCGCTACCTCCCGGTGTTCGGTCTGTGGGCGGCCGTGGCGGTGACGGTGATCCCGCCGGTGTTCGAGTTCGGGTAG
- the fdh gene encoding formate dehydrogenase, whose translation MDFRKLIESWPVYRQLTGDDALGRGKAAQSKRSLTLTPRTAEADHVAHSVCPFCAVGCAQKVYVKDEKVVQIEGNPDSPISRGRLCPKGSASKQLVTGPQRLTTIKYRPPYATEWQDLDLDTAMDMVADRLLDAREKGWQQFDADRNTLRRTMGVASLGGATLDNEENYLIKKLFTALGALQIENQARIUHSATVPGLGASFGRGGATDYQQDLVNSDFIVIMGSNMAEAHPVGFQWVVESKARGTEVVHIDPRFTRTSALADRHVSLRAGSDIAFLGGVINYILSNELDFREYVTAYTNASFLVDERFCDAEDLDGLFSGYDDATASYDPSTWQYERTDQEKGGAEAKEESAAYESGSGGPPIEGGAGEIPRDETLQHPRCVYQVLKRHYARYTPEMVERVCGVPAEQFLEVARKWAENSGRERTAALVYSVGWTQHSMGAQFIRAGAIIQLLLGNIGRPGGGVFALRGHASIQGSTDVPTLFNLLPGYLAMPKAGHESLADYIDDVKSRNQKGFWHNADAYMVSLLKEYWGEHATADNDFCFDYLPRINGDHGTYRTVMDMVDGKVFGYFLLGQNPAVGSAHGRLQRLGMANLDWLVVRDLVEIESATFWKNGPEVETGEITPETCRTEVFLFPAASHVEKAGTFTQTQRMLQWREKAVEPPGDARSELWFFYHLGRILREKLAGSTEERDRPLLELSWDYEMEGDEPSGADVLRRMSGVDLTTGRAVDNYMSLKADGSTMCGCWIYSGVYADEVNQAARRKPHTEQGPYDNEWGWTWPMNRRVLYNRASADPQGRPWSERKKLVWWDPEMGANGEWTGYDIPDFEKHKPPDYRPGPDAVGVAALHGDDPFIMQADGKGWLFAPSGVADGPLPTHYEPHESPVRNPLYAQQGNPARKVYGRADNPSNPSPPELHGEVFPYVFTAARLTEHHTAGGMSRQLPYLAELQPALFVEVSPQLAAERGLTHMEWAHVITSRAAVDARVFVTDRMRPLRIDDHVVHQIWMPYHWGNAGLIDGDVVNDLLGVVADPNVFIQESKVATCDIQPGRRPRGPALLEYVAMYRQRAGITVDTGTDLDTTKPSTDHTEETP comes from the coding sequence GTGGATTTCCGGAAGCTGATCGAGTCGTGGCCGGTGTACCGGCAGCTCACCGGCGACGATGCGCTGGGCCGCGGCAAGGCCGCGCAGTCCAAGCGCTCGCTGACCCTGACGCCGCGCACCGCCGAGGCCGACCACGTCGCCCACTCGGTGTGCCCGTTCTGTGCGGTGGGCTGCGCGCAGAAGGTGTACGTCAAGGACGAGAAGGTCGTCCAGATCGAGGGCAACCCGGACAGCCCGATCTCCCGAGGGCGACTGTGCCCCAAGGGTTCCGCGAGCAAACAGCTGGTCACCGGTCCCCAGCGGCTGACCACGATCAAGTACCGGCCGCCGTACGCGACCGAATGGCAGGACCTCGACCTCGACACGGCGATGGACATGGTCGCCGATCGCCTGCTCGACGCGCGCGAGAAGGGCTGGCAGCAGTTCGACGCCGACCGCAACACGCTGCGCCGCACCATGGGGGTGGCGAGCCTGGGCGGGGCGACGCTCGACAACGAAGAGAACTACCTGATCAAGAAGCTGTTCACGGCGCTGGGCGCGTTACAGATCGAGAACCAGGCGCGTATTTGACACAGCGCCACGGTTCCCGGTCTGGGAGCCTCCTTCGGTCGCGGCGGGGCGACGGACTATCAGCAGGACCTCGTCAACTCGGACTTCATCGTCATCATGGGGTCCAACATGGCCGAGGCCCATCCGGTGGGGTTCCAGTGGGTGGTCGAGTCCAAGGCACGCGGCACCGAAGTCGTCCACATCGACCCGCGGTTCACCCGCACCAGCGCACTGGCCGACCGGCACGTGTCGCTGCGCGCCGGTAGCGACATCGCGTTCCTGGGCGGGGTGATCAACTACATCCTGTCCAACGAACTCGACTTCCGGGAGTACGTCACCGCCTACACCAACGCCTCGTTCCTGGTCGACGAACGCTTCTGCGACGCAGAGGATCTCGACGGTCTGTTCAGCGGGTACGACGACGCCACCGCCTCCTACGATCCGTCGACGTGGCAGTACGAACGCACGGATCAGGAGAAGGGCGGCGCGGAGGCCAAGGAGGAGAGCGCCGCCTACGAATCCGGCTCGGGTGGACCGCCGATCGAGGGTGGCGCCGGCGAGATCCCGCGCGACGAGACACTGCAGCATCCACGCTGCGTCTACCAGGTCCTCAAGCGGCACTACGCCCGCTACACGCCGGAGATGGTGGAGCGGGTGTGCGGGGTGCCTGCCGAGCAGTTCCTCGAGGTGGCCCGCAAGTGGGCGGAGAACTCCGGCCGCGAGCGGACCGCGGCGCTGGTCTACAGCGTCGGCTGGACCCAGCACTCGATGGGTGCGCAGTTCATCCGCGCCGGCGCGATCATCCAGTTGCTGCTGGGCAACATCGGCCGCCCCGGCGGTGGTGTCTTCGCGCTGCGCGGCCACGCCAGCATCCAGGGCTCCACCGACGTGCCGACACTGTTCAACCTGCTGCCGGGTTACCTCGCCATGCCGAAGGCCGGCCATGAGTCGCTGGCCGACTACATCGACGACGTCAAGAGCCGTAATCAGAAAGGCTTCTGGCACAACGCCGACGCCTACATGGTGTCGCTGCTCAAGGAGTACTGGGGCGAGCACGCCACCGCCGACAACGACTTCTGCTTCGACTACCTGCCGCGCATCAACGGCGACCACGGCACCTACCGGACCGTGATGGACATGGTCGACGGGAAGGTGTTCGGCTACTTCCTGCTCGGCCAGAACCCGGCGGTCGGCTCGGCGCACGGCCGGTTGCAGCGTCTTGGCATGGCGAACCTGGACTGGCTGGTGGTCCGCGACCTGGTCGAGATCGAGAGCGCCACGTTCTGGAAGAACGGGCCCGAGGTGGAGACCGGTGAGATCACCCCGGAGACGTGCCGCACCGAGGTCTTCCTGTTCCCGGCCGCCTCCCACGTGGAGAAGGCGGGCACCTTCACCCAGACCCAGCGGATGCTGCAGTGGCGGGAGAAGGCCGTCGAACCGCCGGGCGACGCCCGCTCGGAGCTGTGGTTCTTCTACCACCTGGGTCGCATCCTGCGCGAGAAGCTGGCCGGATCCACCGAGGAACGCGACCGGCCGCTGCTCGAATTGTCCTGGGATTACGAGATGGAGGGTGACGAGCCGTCCGGCGCGGACGTGCTGCGGCGGATGAGCGGTGTCGATCTGACGACCGGCCGGGCCGTCGACAACTACATGTCGCTCAAGGCCGACGGCAGCACCATGTGCGGATGCTGGATCTACAGCGGTGTGTACGCCGACGAGGTCAACCAGGCGGCGCGGCGCAAACCGCACACCGAGCAGGGCCCCTACGACAACGAGTGGGGCTGGACCTGGCCGATGAACCGCCGCGTACTCTACAACCGCGCGTCGGCGGACCCGCAGGGCCGGCCGTGGAGTGAGCGTAAGAAGCTCGTCTGGTGGGACCCAGAGATGGGGGCCAACGGCGAGTGGACCGGCTACGACATCCCGGACTTCGAGAAGCACAAGCCGCCGGACTACCGGCCCGGCCCCGACGCCGTCGGGGTGGCGGCGCTGCACGGGGACGACCCGTTCATCATGCAGGCCGACGGTAAGGGCTGGCTGTTCGCCCCGAGCGGGGTGGCGGACGGCCCGCTGCCCACGCACTACGAACCGCACGAGTCGCCGGTGCGCAACCCGCTGTACGCGCAGCAAGGCAATCCGGCGCGCAAAGTGTATGGGCGAGCGGACAATCCGTCGAACCCGTCACCGCCCGAGCTGCACGGTGAGGTGTTCCCGTACGTGTTCACCGCCGCTCGGCTCACCGAGCACCACACCGCGGGCGGGATGAGCCGCCAACTCCCCTACCTGGCGGAACTGCAGCCCGCGCTGTTCGTGGAGGTCTCGCCCCAGCTGGCGGCCGAACGCGGCCTGACCCACATGGAGTGGGCACACGTGATCACCAGCCGCGCGGCCGTGGACGCCCGAGTCTTCGTCACCGACCGGATGCGGCCGCTGCGGATCGACGACCACGTGGTGCACCAGATCTGGATGCCCTACCACTGGGGCAACGCGGGGCTGATCGACGGCGACGTGGTCAACGACCTGCTGGGCGTGGTCGCCGATCCGAACGTGTTCATCCAGGAGAGCAAGGTCGCGACCTGCGACATCCAGCCGGGCCGGCGTCCCCGTGGGCCCGCGCTGCTGGAGTACGTCGCGATGTACCGGCAGCGGGCGGGGATCACCGTCGATACCGGCACCGACCTCGACACGACGAAACCGTCGACCGACCACACCGAGGAAACGCCATGA
- a CDS encoding 4Fe-4S dicluster domain-containing protein: MSDNSFYGPLEDPAGNAGYSEHPERVGFFTDTSVCIGCKACEVACKEWNDVPVSGDGDGFNLLGMSFDNTGNLGANSWRHVAFIEQPAKEPAVDLGMPGVTGAGIDMVGERPDFRWLMASDVCKHCTHAGCLDVCPTGALFRTEFSTVVVQQDICNGCGYCVSGCPYGVIERREGDGRAWKCTLCYDRLHDGLEPACAKACPTDSIQFGPLDELRERAARRVEQLHERGATEARLYGHDPDDGVGGDGAFFLLLDEPEVYGLPPDPVVPTRDAGAMWRYAGMAASALVGVAVSAFVGRR; encoded by the coding sequence ATGAGCGACAACAGCTTCTACGGTCCGCTCGAGGATCCGGCCGGTAACGCTGGCTACTCGGAGCACCCCGAGCGGGTCGGGTTCTTCACCGACACCTCGGTGTGCATCGGATGCAAGGCCTGTGAGGTCGCTTGCAAGGAGTGGAACGACGTGCCCGTCTCAGGAGATGGGGACGGATTCAACCTGCTGGGCATGTCATTCGACAACACCGGCAACCTCGGGGCGAACTCGTGGCGGCACGTGGCGTTCATCGAGCAACCCGCCAAAGAGCCTGCGGTCGACCTGGGGATGCCCGGTGTCACCGGCGCCGGCATCGACATGGTGGGCGAGCGGCCCGACTTCCGGTGGCTGATGGCGTCCGATGTCTGCAAGCACTGTACGCATGCGGGCTGTCTCGACGTGTGCCCGACGGGCGCGCTGTTCCGTACCGAGTTCTCCACCGTCGTTGTGCAGCAGGACATCTGCAACGGCTGCGGCTACTGCGTGTCGGGCTGTCCCTACGGGGTGATCGAGCGCCGCGAGGGTGACGGCAGGGCGTGGAAGTGCACGCTGTGCTACGACCGGTTGCACGACGGCCTGGAGCCGGCGTGCGCGAAGGCGTGCCCGACCGACTCCATCCAGTTCGGCCCCCTCGACGAACTACGGGAGCGGGCGGCGCGGAGGGTGGAGCAGCTGCACGAGCGCGGGGCGACCGAGGCCCGGCTCTACGGCCACGACCCCGACGACGGGGTGGGCGGCGACGGCGCGTTCTTCCTGTTGCTCGACGAACCGGAAGTGTATGGCCTGCCGCCGGATCCGGTGGTGCCGACGCGCGATGCCGGCGCGATG